Part of the Paenibacillus guangzhouensis genome is shown below.
TCTGCACCAAGCCGACAAAATATTCTCTAAATGACGGAGCAACCGCTCGACCGTCGCTTGGCCAAATGCGCATTCCCGGTAGAGTGCCTCCACTTCAAGCGATCCGGCTTCGACAGTAAAGCGAAGCGAGATGTCGCTTCCCTGGAGCAAAGCATGACGCGAACGTTCCGTTGACTTCCCGAAACCTACGACCGAGTTGGAAGGCACGACATCTCCCGTCTCTTCCAACATTTCCTGCAGTTGCCCAAACGACATGGCAAACGGCCGTTCTTGATTCATGACGGCTTGGGTCTGCTTCACCAGCGCATCCAAGGATTGCGAAGCAACGATATTCATATGAACGACAATCAACTTGTCCTCATTAGGTAAAAATGCAGCGTATGTAATCTCTTCCGTTCGCAAATAGCGATGAAGGAGCACAGACCAAAACGTGTACAATACTTCGGATACCTCTACGCCCGCCAAATCGCAAGCTTGATGAATGGAGCTTAATGACTGTTTCCGGAATACGCGTCTACGGGTAGACACCTTCTCGCGATCTATCGATTTCGATTCCGGAACAAGAAATGTTTTATTATCCACACCCTTCCATTTGTTATGCCAGTATTCTCTTACGCTGTCCCTATTGGCTAGAATCAAAGACATTCTTCCACTCCTTCGGTCCGTCGAACCCAATTGAGCACAAAAAAACAACTCTACCGAAATCAGGCAAGTTGCTTGGCGAAATCACAAGTATACGTTCGGCAACTGGCTGGCTGATCAACGATGAACCGTTCATGTAGGCCCCTATAGCTTTGCGTCTCCGACTTTCGCCGGATTTGCCTGTTATTTATTTGTGCTCAATAGGTTGCTGAGATTAGTACAATTTACCTATTCTATTTTACTATGTTATTTTCATTTTTCAACTTATTTCACTTTTTTTCAACGCATTTACAAGAAAGATAGATTCACAATTCGCAAGAAATACACATAGCGCAAACCTTACCCTTTCTGGAAATGCAGCTTCCTCTTCCGCATCACGATCAAGAACAGAACGCTGGATACCGCGCCGTACAAGACCACTGCGATTAGAGCCGTCCATTTATTGCCGTCATTGGATAGCACAGAGATTGCTCGGTGGAGAGGCGGCAGTAGAAGCACCAATCGATCGAGTCCATCGGGCAGCTCCTCTGCAACGGACTTGGCGGCGAACGACACTGCGATTACGCATCCTAGAAGCAGAAAGGACAATAACCGAGACTGGAACAGCTTGCGGGTGAACCAACAAGATAAAGCAATGCCCATCCATGCCAGCGCGATGTGAAAAACAAGAGAAACGAGCAGTTCCTCGCCTGTCGGATTCCGGTCGAATTTGTGCAGCAGCGCTGGATATATCACAGCAAACAGCGCAAAAGGAACGGTGAACAGCCAGTTATAGATCAATTTCGCACGATATAATCGAATAATGCCGCCCGCATGCAGCACCGTCACCATCTCCTGATTCGGCGATTCGACATCTATGAACAGATATCCCATCCAAGCTGCGACCGCGAATAGAAGAGCCGAGGTGAACGCATAGCTCTCCATGACCGGATTCGGAACGACGGTATACAAGAAAATGAGGAATAGGAGGTAAGCCATCGATGGAGCTACATACCGATAAGATCGCATCGTGCACGTATGCAAATATTTGATCAAGGCGTACATGCGTGGTCCTCCTTTCGCTTCAGAGATCGAATAATGCCGCCGTTCTGCAACAGCTGCATTAGAAAGCCGCGATGCACCGATTCTGCCAGTTTATATTGATACCCACCGTCCCGCGTCATCCAATCTACACCGGCAAATTGGTTCATCAAAGCGTGATGCGCCGAAGCACGAAGCTCGCAATCCAGCTCATAATACGCCTCTTGAATCAATGGTTCTCCCTTATCCTCTTGCACAAGCCTGCCTTGGCGAATCCAGTAGGTATGTCCCCCTAGCTGTCTGCCTAGATAAGGTTCATGTACGGCCGCGACGATTGCGGTTCCTTGGTCCGCCAAATGCTTCAAAGCCATCACCAAATGATTCATTGATTCCACGTCAAGTCCCGAAAGAGGCTCGTCCAATACGAGGAGGTCCGGCATGCGAAGCATGGCTTGCATAAGATTCACCTTCTG
Proteins encoded:
- a CDS encoding ATP-binding cassette domain-containing protein, which produces MDAASLLVLQDLCKYYGKHAVLSAVQLKIDRGETIILRGNNGSGKSTLLNIIAGLVAPTSGVRTVRDSQLVIGYMPDHLPKLKMTSNEYLFHMGQIAGLPAAKLKARVRELHERFGLEELATPMVYFSKGMLQKVNLMQAMLRMPDLLVLDEPLSGLDVESMNHLVMALKHLADQGTAIVAAVHEPYLGRQLGGHTYWIRQGRLVQEDKGEPLIQEAYYELDCELRASAHHALMNQFAGVDWMTRDGGYQYKLAESVHRGFLMQLLQNGGIIRSLKRKEDHACTP